In the Arthrobacter sp. Soc17.1.1.1 genome, AGGCCGAGGAGATCGTCGCGGAGATCGTGCGACTGCGCCGCGTCGAGCCCGCAGCGGCCGAGGAGGCGCTCGCGGAGTTCCACGAACTGGCCACGAGCGGACGGCGCCGCACCCGCGGCGGCATGGAAGTGGCCGTGGGGCTCCTCGAGTCCTCCTTCGGCGCCGAACGCGCCGCGGGCGTCGTCGGTCGCCTGGCCTCGACGGTGGCGGGCAAGTCCTTCGAGTTCCTCGACACCGTGGAGCCCGGCCAGATCCAGACGGTGCTCGAGCACGAGCTTCCGCAGACCATCGCCCTCGTCCTGGCGCACCTGAAGCCCGAGCGCGCCTCCACGGTCCTCGCCGGGCTCGCCCCCGAGACCCGGACCGACGTCGCGCAGTGCATCGCGACGATGGGCTCCGCGACGCCGGAGGCCGTGTCCGTGGTCGCCGACACCATCAAGATCAGGGCGGGCGCCGTCGCCGCACCCGACCGGGGAGCCTCGCGGATCGGCGGTATCCAGCCCCTCGTCGACATCATCAACCGGGCGGACGTCAGCACTGAGCGTGAACTGCTCGACGGGCTCGAGAGCCGCGATCCGGCGCTCGCCGACGAGGTGCGCGCCCGCATGCTGACGTTCGCGGACATCGTCAACTTCGAGCGCCGCGACGTCCAGCAGGTGCTGCGCGGCATCGACTCCGCGGTCCTCGCGCTCGCCATGAAGGGTGCCGCCGAGGCCGTGATCACCGTGATCCGCGCGAATGTCTCCGAGCGCAACAGGGAGATCCTCGACGACGAGATCCGGGGCATGGGTCCCGTGCGGATGTCGCAGGTGGAGGAGGCCCGAGCCGAGGTGGTGCGTGCCATCCGCGACCTCGAGGCGCAGGGCACCATCACCATCATGCGCGGGGAGGAGGACGAGATTGTCGACTGACGCCCTCACCCCGATCTCCTTCCCGCGCCTCGGCCCCGGCTCCGGCAGGGCCGCCCACGACACCGCCATCGCGCAGGGGCACGCCGCCGGGTACGCCGACGGGCTGGTCCTCGCGCGCGCCGAACTCGCCGAGCACCGTGCACGGCTCGACGCCGAGCATGCCGCCGCCCGAGCCCGCGCGGACGCGCTCCTCGCGCAACAGCTCAGGGTGCTCGAGACCGCCGCGCGCGCGCTCGACGCGCGGACCGCACCGGTCCTCGACCAGGCCCGCTCCCGCATCCTCGACGCCGCCTTCTCCATCACGGAGGCCCTGCTCGGGCGTGCACTGGAGGACGCGCCGTCGTCGGCACGCGCCGCCGTCACGCGGGCGCTGACGGCAGCGGACGGCGAGGAGGTCCGTGCGGTCCGGCTGCATCCGGCCGACCTCGACCTGCTGGGACCCGACGCGGTCCCCGCGGGCGTCGCGCTCGTCGCCGATGCCGCACTGCACCGGGGCGACGCCGTCGCGGACTGCCCGAACGGCTTCATCGACGCACGCCTCGGGGCGGCGCTGGCACGCGTCCGCGCCGCACTGGCGGACGGTGCGGCATGACGCTGACCTTCGACGAGACGATCCGGGCCGCCGACACCGCAGCGGCCCCCCAGCGCGTGGGCCGCGTGGCCTCCGTCGTCGGCCTCGGCGTGGACGTGGTGGGGCTCGACTGCGCCCTCGGCGACCTCGTGACCATCGGCGACGACGCGCCCGTGGACGCCGAGGTGGTCGCCGCGTCGCTGACCGGACTGCGCTGCATGCCCTACGCCCACCTCGTGGGCATCCAGGCCGGCGCGCCCGTCCGCGCGCAGGGACGGCCGCTGCTCGTCCCGGCCGGTCCCGGGCTGCTCGGCCGTGTGCTCGACGGCGTCGGCCGGCCCATCGACGGGCGGGGGCCCCTCACCGACGTCTCCTGGGTGTCCCTCGAGAACACGCCGCCCGCGGCCCTCGAGCGCACGCGCATCACCGAACCCCTGCAGCTCGGCGTCCGGGTGATGGACACGCTCACCACCGTGGGACGCGGCCAGCGCATGGGCCTCTTCGCGGGGTCGGGTGTCGGCAAGTCCTCGCTGCTGTCGATGATCGCGCGCGGGACGGACGCCGCGGTCTCCGTGATCGCCCTCGTGGGGGAGCGGGGCCGCGAGGTCCGCGAGTTCCTCGAGGACGATCTAGGCCCCGAGGGCCTCGCGCGGTCCATCGTGGTGGTCTCCACCTCCGACGAGCCCGCGCTCCTGCGCCTGCGCGCCGCCTTCGTCGCCACCCGGATCGCCGAGTCGTTCCGCGACGGCGGGGCGGACGTCATGCTCATGATGGACTCGCTGACCCGCGTGGCGATGGCGCAGCGCGAGATCGGCCTCAGCGTCGGCGAGCCTCCCGCGACGCGCGGCTACCCGCCGTCCACCTTCGCACTCCTCGCCCAGCTCCTCGAACGGGCAGGGACCGGGGCCACCGGCTCCGTGACCGGCATGTACACCGTGCTGGTCGACGGCGACGACCACAACGAGCCGGTGGCCGACGCCGCGCGCTCCATCCTCGACGGCCACGTGGTGCTCGACCGCAAGCTGGCGGTCGCCGGGCACTTCCCGTCGATCGACCCGCTCGCGTCCATCTCCCGGGTGGCCTCCCGCGTCACCAGCCGCGACCAGGCGGGAACCGCCGCCGTCCTGCGCCGTGCCCTGGCCGCGCGGAAGGCCGCACAGGACCTGATCGACGTCGGCGCCTACTCCCGTGGCTCCAATCCGCTCGTGGACGCCGCGGTGGACCACGAGTCCGCCGTGAACGCGTTCCTGCAGCAGCGCATGGACGAGCAGACCCCGTTCGACGACGCCTGGAACCGCCTCACCCACCTCACAGCATCGATGGGAATCTCATGATGGCACGACAGTTCCCCCTCGCAGGCCTGCTCCGGCTGAAGCAGCTGCGCGAGGACGAGGCCGCAGGCAGGCTCGCCGAGGCCAACGAGCGACTGCGGGCGTCGAGGACTCGGACCCGCGGCATCGGCGAGGCCCTCGAGGGCACCGACCTCGATCCGTCGGGATCGGCGTCGCTGTACGCGGCGGCCGCGGCCCGTGCCTCGGCCCGCAGCATGCTCGCCGACCTGCACGCCCTCGAGGGCCGGCTGCAGGCCGAGCGGGAGCACGCCCAGGTCACCTATCGGGGTGCCCGGGCCGACACGAAGGGCCTCGAGAAGCTCGAGGCCCGGCACAGCGAGGGCGAGGCGAGCGCACTGCTCGGCGCCGAACAGCGGGTCCTCGACGAGATCGCAGCGGCCGGAAGGCTGCAGCGCACAGGGAAGGACCGGGCATGACCATGACCGACGCGGTGGGCCGCATCCAGCAGATCCAGTCCACCCTCACCATGCTCGCCGCGCCGGCGCGCTCCGCCGCCGGCGCCACCTCGCCCGTGGGGTCGAAGGCGGCGGGCTCCGCGGCGGCCGCCGGCCCCACTCCAGCCCCGCCCGCGACGGCCGAGCTCTTCGCCGACGCGCTCGCGGGTGTGACCGCGCCCGTCGCGCCGGACTCCCCGGCCACGGTCCCCGGCGTCGTCCCCGTTCCCGTCCCGGCCTCGGGTGACGCCGCGCGGCTCATAGAGGCGGCGCGTTCCTACGAGGGCATCCCGTACGTGTGGGGCGGGACGGACCCGGCCACGGGGCTGGACTGCTCGGGCTTCGTGCAGCGCGCCTACGCGGACATCGGTATCCAGTTGCCGCGCGTCACCTGGGACCAGATGAACGCCGGGACCCACGTCCCGTCGCTCGCCGAGGCGCAGCCCGGGGACCTTCTGTTCAGCCACGACGGCGGGCACGTGTCCATGTATCTCGGGGGAGGCAAGGCGATCGACGCCCCGCAGCCGGGGCAGACCGTCGCGGTCCGCGACATGTGGGAGACGGACGCGAACATCACCACCATCCGCCGCATCCTGCCCGCGGCCCCCGCGGGATCCGCGTCCGTGGCGCCCGCAGCCCTCCCGTCGGCGGCGTCGACGGGCACCCCGGGATCCGCCGATGCAGCGTACGCAGCGCAGGCGGCCTTCCTCGCAAGCATGGCCCGATGAGCCCCGTCCAGGGAGCTGCCGCCACGGCCGCCCCGCGTGACACCCTGCGTGGCGTCCGTCCGGCCGCCGGGAATCGGGACGGCTCCGAGACGTCGCCGCTGTCCGCGTCGCAGTCGGCATCGCTGTCCGCGTCCCGGTCGGCGTCGCAGTCGGCATCACTGTCGGCATCGTCGTTCGGCGAGGCGTACCGCCGGCATGCGGAGCGCCCCGACCAGTCCCGGAACGCCGGCGATGTGCGCTCCGGCACACCTGCAGGCTTTCGGGCGCCGACAGGCGTGCTGCGCCGTGAGGCAGCGCCCGTTCCGTCCCCGGCGATGGGGCCGGACCCGCGCCGTGGCGGCCTCCTGCAGTCCTCAGAAAGGGAGGGGGCGGCGTCGGCATCGGATCCGGCGGCTGCCCCGACACACGAGGCGTCCGCGGTCCTCCATGCGCCCTCCGATGAGGTCGCGTCGCCCCTCGGTGTCGCTGCCGGCATCGCGGTCGTAGGAACTGCCCTGACCGGGGCGGTCGAGGAAGCTGCCGGTCCTGCCGACGCCGCAGATGCAGCCGGTGCGACTGGTGCGGCAGGTCCTGCGGATGCTGCCGGTCCAGTTGGTGCAACCGGTGCGGCCGGCCCCGCGGGTGCCGCCGGTCCTGCGGGCGCCGTGCAGGCGTCCCCGATGACGGGGCCCGCCCCCTCGATGACGATGCCGGCTGCCGCAGGCGGACGAACGACCACCTCGCCCGGGACCGCGACACCCGTCGTGGAGACCTCGCCGACGCCGGCGCCCGCTGTTGCAGGAGCCCCGGTCCCGGAGACGCAGGGCATCGCTGCCGGCTCTCCCGCCGGAGCCGTGCCCGCCGCCGCGACCACCACGGTGCCGGCCGGAGGTGACGCCGGCGGAGTTCCGTCTGGCACGCCGACCCCCGCGGGTGCAGTCGCTGCCGGTGCCCAAGCCCTCGCGGCGACGGAATCCCCGCTCGCCGCCGACATTGCGGCACAGAAGCAAGCAGGAGCGACGGAAGCAGGAGGGACGCAAGCAGGACGAGCCGCCGAGCCCGGCGCGCCGGCCGCCGCCACACCGCCTGCGGTAACCACCGAGCAGGCCGGCACCCCCCAGCCTCCTGCAGCCGTCCGCGCCGACCTGCCCCTGCCGCAGCTACCGTCGGCCGTCGTCGCGCCTGCGGACACCACCGCACCCGCACGCCCTGCGGCCGCGCCGCTGCCCCAGCAGCTCGGCGGCCCTGCCTTCGCGCTCGCGCAGGCCGCGGCCGCCACCCCCGGCGGGACGAGCACCATCACCGTCACCGTCGCGCCGGAGGACCTCGGCCCCATCACCATCCGCGCCAGCCTGTCGCCGGACGGAGCGAGGATCGAGTTCTTCTCGGCCACCGACGGCGGCCGGGAGGCGCTCAGGCAGGCGCTGCCGGACCTGCGCCGGGAGGCGTCGTCGTCGGGTCTGTCCGCGTCGCTCGACCTCGGCACCGGCACCCCCGACGACCCCCGGGACGGACCGCGGGATCACGGACCACGGGATCACGGACCGCGGCACGCCCGGTCCGCCGAGGCCCGTCCGGCGCCGGCCCCGCCCACCTGGGCAGCCCGCCCGGCCCCGGGCACCTCGACCCTCGATCTCTTCGCCTGACCCCGGAAGGACAGCAATGCCCATAGATCCGGTCGCAGCCGCGACCTTCGCTCCCACCACGACACCTGCTGCCGGGACCCGGAAGCAGGCCATGGACTCCGAGGTCTTCATGTCGCTGCTCGTGAGCCAGCTGCGCAACCAGGATCCCAGCGCCCCGATGGACACCAACCAGATGATCTCCCAGACCACGCAGCTGGCCATGATGGAGAAGATCACGCAGATGACCGGCCTCAGCGAGGAGAACTTCCATCTCCAGATGCGGTCCTCGGCGGCCGCGCTCATCGGCAACGAGGTCTCCTACACCGGAGCCGACGGCATCGAGGCCCGCGGCCTTGCGACCGCCGTCTCCTACAGCGGCCCCGTCCCCACCGTCACCATCGGCGGCAGGAGCATCGCCCTCGACCTCGTGTCCGGTGTCGGTACCCTGCCGGCCCCGACCGCTCCCTGATCTCCGCCCGACCACCTCCGCTCCGCCCTCCCGAAAGGCACCACCATGCTTCGCTCGCTCTACTCCGGCATCTCGGGGCTCCGCTCCCACCAGACCATGCTCGACGTCACCGGCAACAACATCGCCAACGTCAACACCACCGGCTTCAAGGCTTCCGCCACCCAGTTCCAGGACACGCTGTCCCAGCTGACCCAGGGCGCGGGCGCACCCCAGGAAGCCCTGGGCGGCACCAACCCGGCTCAGGTGGGCCTCGGCGTGCAGGTGGCGGGCATCGTCACCAACTTCTCCCAGGGCTCGGCCCAGGCCACGGGCCGTGCCACGGACATGATGATCAACGGCGACGGCTTCTTCATCACGCGCCTCGGCGGAGAGACCCTCTACACCCGGGCGGGCGCCTTCACCCCCGACGCCGAGGGCCGCCTCGTGACCCCGGACGGCTCCCTCGTCCAGGGCTGGCCCGCCGTCAATGGCGTCGTCCAGCAGGGCGGCGCGGTCGGCGACCTGCGGATGCCCAAGGGCGCGGTCTCCCCGGGACAGGCGACGACGACGGCGCGCGTCACGGGCAACCTGCCCTCCGACGCGGCCGTCGGCACACAGATCCTGCAGGAAAGGGTGGTGTACGGCGCGGACGGCGCGGCACGCGACCTCACGCTCACCTTCACCCGCTCGGCCACGGGCTGGGCTGTCGCGGGTCAGGATGCGAACGGTGCGGCGGGCAGCACGGAACTCCTGCTGCCGAACGGCCAGGCCGCCGCGGGCTCCTCGATCACGGTGGGCGGCGTCGCCGTCGATCTCTCGTCCGTCACCGGCTTCGCCCAGCTCAGGACCGTCTCCATCTCCGAGGGCAACGGCCGCTCGGCCGGCACCCTCGAGTCCTTCACGGTCGGTGCCGACGGCACCCTGGTGGGGGCGTTCAGCAACGGCAGCCGCCAGCCGCTGGGCCGCGTGGCGCTCGCGGGCTTCGTGAACCCCACGGGCCTCGAGAAGGCGGGCGCCTCGTCCTACCGTGCGACGGCGAACTCGGGTGCCGCGGAGATCGGCGCCGCGGGCGCCAACGGCCTCGGATCACTCGATGCGGGCACGCTCGAGATGTCCAATGTGGACCTCTCGCAGGAGTTCACCAACCTGATCGTGGCGCAGCGCGGCTTCCAGGCGAACGCCCGCATCATCACGACCTCCGACGAGGTGCTGCAGGAACTCGCGAACCTGAAGCGCTAGGCGGAGGTGCCGGCCGGGAGGACCCGGCCGGCACCACCGCTCGGGGGATTCCTCCGGTGCCGGCCCGGTGGGGCTCCCTACCGGCTGGGCAGTGTGAGGATCTCTGCGCCGTCGTCGGTGATGGCGATGGTGTGCTCGGTGTGCGCCGTCCGGCAGCCCGTGGCACTGCGGAGCGTCCACCCGTCGGCGTCCGTGACCAGTGTGGCGGTGTCCACCATGACCCAGGGCTCGAGCGCCAGCAACAGTCCGGGGCGGAGCTCGTAGCCGCGGCCGGGCCGCCCGGTGTTCGGGATGTGCGGGTCCTGGTGCATCGTCGACCCGACGCCGTGACCCCCGAAGTCGGTGTTGACCGTGTAGCCCGCGTCGCGGAGCACCGAGCCGATGGCGTGGGAGAGGTCGCCGATACGGGCGCCCGGCCGGGCGGCCGCGATCCCGGCAGCGAGCGCGCGCTCGGTCGCGGCGATCATCGCGGTGCCGGCCGGGTCCGCGGATCCGCCCACGATGAAGCTGATGGCGGAGTCCGCGACCACGCCACCCAGCGAGACGGCGAGATCGAGGGACAGCAGGTCGCCGTCAGCCAGGGCGTAGTCGAACGGCAGGCCATGGAGCACGGCGTCGTTGACGGAGGTGCAGATGTAGTGCCCGAACGGACCACGTCCGAAGGAGGGCGCGTAGTCGACATAGCAGGACTGCGCGCCGGCCTCGACGATCATCTCCTTCGCCCACCGGTCGATGTCCAGCAGATTGGTGCCGATGGTGGTGCGGCCCTTGAGCGTGTGCAGGATGTCGGCCACCAGGGTGCCCGTGGCTCTGGCGCGGCCCACCTCGGCGGGGCTCAGGATCTCGATCATGCGATGCCTACTTCCGGACGGACCAATAACTATCCCGGTAATAGTATCCCAGGACTAGACTCGGCCTCATGGTCAGATTGCCCCTCACCCCCGCGGATGTCGAGCGCGGGCAGCGCCTCGGGATCCTCCTGCGCCGCGCCAGGGGGGAGCGTCCGATGCTCGAGACCGCCCTGGACGCCGGCGTGTCACCGGAGACGCTCCGGAAGATCGAATCGGGCCGTGTCGCCACCCCGGCCTTCCCGACCATCGCGGCGATCGCCGCCGTCGTCGGGCTCTCCCTCGATGACGTGTGGGCCGAGATCAACCGGCCCGGCGCCGGGACGGCCGGCTCCGCGCCCGGGACGGGTCAGCGACTGGCGTCCTGACCCGCCCGGCGGGGCGGAGCGGGCCGCGCGTGCCTTACGAAGCCGCAGCAGGTGCCGACAGTGGGTGGAAGAGGCCCCGCCGGGGCGTCCCGACCCCAGGATGTCCGATGATCGTGGTGACCCGGCTCAACGAGAGCCAGTTCGCGGTGAACCCTGACCTCATCGAGCGCATCCATGAGAATCCGGACACCACGCTCGTGATGGTCGACGGCGCCAAGTACATCGTCACCGAATCCCTCGGCGAAGTGATCGACCTGATCTCCGCCTACCGGGCGCGGATCATCTCACTCGCCCGCTTCATGGCCGGCCCTGCCGACGAGGACCCGACGGGCCCGCGTCCGCTCGGGCTCGTCCGTGATGCCGGGGACGACGCCGGGTCCTCCGACGAGACCGATGGCGGCGCTCCCGTCCCGCTCCGACCAAGGAACACGTAATGGATCCCGCAACACTCGTCGGCATTCTCCTCGCCTTCGGGGCGCTCTACGCGATGATCACCCTCGAGCACGCGAGCGTCGAGGCGCTCCTGCTCCCGGCGCCCATGATTCTCGTGTTCGGTGCCACGCTCGCCATCGGCATCGCCGGAGGCACGCTGAAGGACTTCCTGGTGGCCGTGAAGGCCGTCCCGCCCGCGATGAAGGGTAAGACGGTCCCGCCGCAGGACACGATCGACAGCGTGGTGGTCCTCGCCGAGAAGGCGCGCAGCGAGGGGCTGCTGGCGCTCGAGGAGGAGGCCAACACGGTCAAGGACCCCTTCCTCCGTGGCGCCCTGCAGAACATCGCCGACGGCACCGACGGCGAGGAGTTGCGCGAGATCCTCGAGGACGAGATCGATTCCGCGTCGCAGACGCACCGCACGGCCGCCAAGTTCTTCGCGAGTCTCGGTGGCTATGCGCCGACCGTCGGCATCATCGGGACCGTGGTGTCGCTGACGCACGTGCTCGAGAACCTCTCCAGTCCCGACAAGCTGGGGCCGATGATCGCCGCGGCCTTCGTCGCCACGCTGTGGGGCCTGCTCTCCGCGAACTTCCTCTGGCTGCCCATCGGCACCCGGATCAAGCGCCTCGGCGAGATGGAGACGGCCCGCATGACCCTCCTCATGGAGGGGGTCCTCGCGGTCCAGGCCGGCAGCCAGCCCCGCCTGCTCGGTGAGCGGCTGAAGGCCATGGTGCCGCAGCACGCCCAGGGCAAGGGCAAGGCAGGCAAGGACGGCAAGGACGGCGGGAAGGGCGCGAAGGGTTCGAAGGGCTCGGGCGAGGCGATCACCGCGCAGGGCAAGGCAGCCGCGTGAGCCGACGCCCGCACCGGAAACGGCACGGCGAGGAGCACGGCGAGGAGCACCCGGACGAGCGCTGGATGGCGTCCTACATGGACATGGTCACCGTGCTGATGTGCATGTTCATCGTCCTGTACGCCATGTCCTCGGTGGACCAGCAGAAGTTCGAGCAGCTGCGCTCCTCCCTGGCCACGGGCTTCGGTACCGTGGAGACGGCGACCGTGGACACCGCCGAGGGCACCATCGTCCCCGCCGAGCACGCCAACGACGAGGGCGAGTCCTTCGCCGGGGGAGCTGCGCTCACGGACACCGAGGCGCAGAAACAGGAGCCGGGAGCGGCCGACGTCGCCGCACCCACGCCCTCACCCTCGCCGTCGGCGGGCGGCGATGCCGCCGAGCCGGCGACGGACCGCGAGCGTGCCGCTGCGGAGGTCGAGAACCTGCGTGCGCTGCAGGAGCGGATCGACGCGGAGCTGCGCGGGCGCGACCTCGCCGACGCCGTCCGCTACGTCATCGACGAGCGCGGCCTCACCATCCGCCTCGTCGGATCGGAGACGTTCTTCCTCCCCGACAGCGCGCAGCTCACCGATCAGACGCTCCGCGTGCTAGAGGGCGTGGGGCCCGTCCTGGCGTCCATCCCCAACGAGGTGGGCGTCGAAGGGCACACCGCGCGCCTGCCCGACTCCGTACCGCGTCCGCTGGACTGGGAGCTGTCCACCGAGCGGGCCGTCAACGTGGTGCGGAACCTCATCGACACGGGCGGGGTCCCGGCACCCCGGCTCTCGGCCATCGGGTACGGCGAGTCGCGCCCCCTCGCTCCCGGGACCACCGAGGCGGAGCTCGAACTGAACCGGCGCGTGGACATCGTGGTCCACTCCGGCCAGCCGGAGGACGTGCGCGCACTGATCCCGGAGATCGCCGCCGGCTGACGCGCCCGCGGATCACTAACGCCCCGTGCCCGGCGTCCGATAGTCGATGGCGTGACGGTCCAGGAACAACTCTCCTTTGGCGTGCCCTCGGTGACGCCCCGGGCGGTGGATGTCTATGACTTCCGCCGCCCCACCACGCTCGCGCGTGAACACTCCCGCGTGCTCGAACTCGGGTTCGAGACGCTCGCCCGCCAGTGGGGCACGCAGCTGACCGCGAAGATCCGCGCCATCGCGCAGGTGACCAGCGAGCAGCTCCTCCTGCAGACGTACAACGAGTACGCGGCGTCCCTGCCACCCACGACGGCGATGGTGCTGTGCGCCGTCACCGGCCACGCGAGCAAGGCGGTCATCCAGTTCCCCGCGTCGGCGGGACTGTACTGGGTGGATTCGATGCTCGGCGGCCACGGCGCGGTTCCCCACGAGGAGCGGAAGTTCACCCAGATCGAGCAGGCGCTGATCCGGCGCCTCATGGACGACGCCCTCGAGGGGCTGCACTACTCGCTCGGGTCCGTCCTGTCCCACCAGCTGAGCATCGACTCGATCCAGTACAACGCCCAGTTCGCCCAGGCGGCCTCGACCACCGAGCTCATGATCGTCGGCGTCTTCGAGATCCGCGTGAGCGACCGCGTCAGCCGGGCGACCATCGCCATCCCCGCGCATCTCCTGCTCGCACAGCTCGGCGACGCGAACCCGACGGGCACGAGCGAGGACGCCCGAGAGCTGATCGAACAGCAGGTGACGCACGTGCCCGTCGACGTCTCCGTGCAGCTCGCCGCCCTGCCCGTCCTGCCCTCCCGCATCCTCGACCTCGCCGTCGGGGACGTGCTGAAGCTGCCGCACCCGCAGCACCGACCCTTCGAGCTCGCCGTCAGCGGACAGCGGCTCGGCGAGGCAGCCCTGGGCCAGAACGGCTCACGCCTGGCCTGTGTAGTAGTGACCACCGAGGAGAACACCGCACCATGAACACCACCACCGCCGAGCACGAGGCCGCCGCGTCCCTCGCAGCGAGACTGCCGCTTCCCGGCCCGCTCACGGCCGAGCCCTGCAACGCCGCCGAGGTGCCGTCCGCGAGTGCCTCGACCGCCGTCGTCGCCTCCTTCGTGGGTGCCTCCTCCGCCGACCTGGCCGTCGTCCTGATCGACGCGCAGCCCCTCGCCGTCGCCGCGGGCACGTCGTCACCGCTGGTCTCCCCGGCCGACGTGCTCGTACCCGCCCTCGAGGCCGCCTCCGGCTCCCTCGGGGACGGCGTGCTCGGCGTCCCGGCCGTGCAGGACGCACTGCCCCTGTTCCGCGACGCCGAGACCTCCGTCTTCCGTCTCGCCGGTCCGTCCGGCACGGTCGGCTGGTTCGCCGTGCGCCTGCGCGGTGCACGGCCCGGTGCGGCTCCGCGCCGGGCCTCGGCATCCGCCGGGGCCGCCAACCTCGGCCGCATCAGCAACGTGGAGATGGCCATGACCGTCGAGATCGGCCGGACCCGCATGTCCGTCCGCGACGTGCTGGACCTCGAGCCGGGCGCCGTCATCGAGCTCGACCGGTCCGCCGGTGCTCCCGCGGACGTCCTGCTCAACGGGCGCCTCGTCGCGCACGGCGAGGTCGTCGTCGTGGACCAGGACTACGCCGTGCGCATCACCCAGATCCTCGACGTCGCGGACGGCAGCCTCTAGTGGACGTGGTGGTCCTCGCGCTGCGCGTGCTGCTGTCCCTCGGCGTGGTCCTCGCCCTGCTCTTCGTCCTGCACCGGAAGGTCTCGAGGATCAACGGGAACCGTGCCGGGGCGGGCCTCGTGTCCGTCGTGGCCCGCCAGGGGATCGGCGCGAAGGCCTCGGTGGTCGTGCTCGACGCCGAGGGGACGCGCTTCTACCTCGGCGTCACCGAGCAGTCGGTATCGGTCCTCCACTCCTCGGCCGCCCCTCGCGCCCTGCAGGCGGTCCCCGGATCCGACCACGCCGCAGGACACCCGGCCAGCGCCGTGTCCGGGCCCGCCGAGACCTCCGACGCCCGCTTCGCGGCCTCGCTCCGGCTGGCCGGCGGAGCGGTCGACACCGTGCCGATGACCGGCACCGCGCCGATGACCGACACGTACCCGACGAGCCGCCGCGCGGTCCGGGCCACGGAGTCGGCGCGTGCCGCCGCACCGCTGCACGGCTCGATCCTCTCTCCCGCCACCTGGAAGCAGACCGCGGCCTTCCTGCGCCAGGGACGGGCGGGGTGACCCCGGCCGCACCCCTCCCGGCGCGCGGTGCGCGCCGCTCACGCACCCTCGCAGTGGCGGCCGCCTTCGTGCTGGCCGTCGTCGTCGTCCTCCTCGGGGCGGCCGCGGGGCACGCCGGCGAG is a window encoding:
- a CDS encoding helix-turn-helix transcriptional regulator; the protein is MVRLPLTPADVERGQRLGILLRRARGERPMLETALDAGVSPETLRKIESGRVATPAFPTIAAIAAVVGLSLDDVWAEINRPGAGTAGSAPGTGQRLAS
- a CDS encoding flagellar motor protein MotB, whose protein sequence is MSRRPHRKRHGEEHGEEHPDERWMASYMDMVTVLMCMFIVLYAMSSVDQQKFEQLRSSLATGFGTVETATVDTAEGTIVPAEHANDEGESFAGGAALTDTEAQKQEPGAADVAAPTPSPSPSAGGDAAEPATDRERAAAEVENLRALQERIDAELRGRDLADAVRYVIDERGLTIRLVGSETFFLPDSAQLTDQTLRVLEGVGPVLASIPNEVGVEGHTARLPDSVPRPLDWELSTERAVNVVRNLIDTGGVPAPRLSAIGYGESRPLAPGTTEAELELNRRVDIVVHSGQPEDVRALIPEIAAG
- the map gene encoding type I methionyl aminopeptidase, which codes for MIEILSPAEVGRARATGTLVADILHTLKGRTTIGTNLLDIDRWAKEMIVEAGAQSCYVDYAPSFGRGPFGHYICTSVNDAVLHGLPFDYALADGDLLSLDLAVSLGGVVADSAISFIVGGSADPAGTAMIAATERALAAGIAAARPGARIGDLSHAIGSVLRDAGYTVNTDFGGHGVGSTMHQDPHIPNTGRPGRGYELRPGLLLALEPWVMVDTATLVTDADGWTLRSATGCRTAHTEHTIAITDDGAEILTLPSR
- a CDS encoding FliO/MopB family protein — encoded protein: MDVVVLALRVLLSLGVVLALLFVLHRKVSRINGNRAGAGLVSVVARQGIGAKASVVVLDAEGTRFYLGVTEQSVSVLHSSAAPRALQAVPGSDHAAGHPASAVSGPAETSDARFAASLRLAGGAVDTVPMTGTAPMTDTYPTSRRAVRATESARAAAPLHGSILSPATWKQTAAFLRQGRAG
- a CDS encoding flagellar FlbD family protein, which codes for MIVVTRLNESQFAVNPDLIERIHENPDTTLVMVDGAKYIVTESLGEVIDLISAYRARIISLARFMAGPADEDPTGPRPLGLVRDAGDDAGSSDETDGGAPVPLRPRNT
- a CDS encoding flagellar motor switch protein FliM; amino-acid sequence: MTVQEQLSFGVPSVTPRAVDVYDFRRPTTLAREHSRVLELGFETLARQWGTQLTAKIRAIAQVTSEQLLLQTYNEYAASLPPTTAMVLCAVTGHASKAVIQFPASAGLYWVDSMLGGHGAVPHEERKFTQIEQALIRRLMDDALEGLHYSLGSVLSHQLSIDSIQYNAQFAQAASTTELMIVGVFEIRVSDRVSRATIAIPAHLLLAQLGDANPTGTSEDARELIEQQVTHVPVDVSVQLAALPVLPSRILDLAVGDVLKLPHPQHRPFELAVSGQRLGEAALGQNGSRLACVVVTTEENTAP
- a CDS encoding motility protein A: MDPATLVGILLAFGALYAMITLEHASVEALLLPAPMILVFGATLAIGIAGGTLKDFLVAVKAVPPAMKGKTVPPQDTIDSVVVLAEKARSEGLLALEEEANTVKDPFLRGALQNIADGTDGEELREILEDEIDSASQTHRTAAKFFASLGGYAPTVGIIGTVVSLTHVLENLSSPDKLGPMIAAAFVATLWGLLSANFLWLPIGTRIKRLGEMETARMTLLMEGVLAVQAGSQPRLLGERLKAMVPQHAQGKGKAGKDGKDGGKGAKGSKGSGEAITAQGKAAA
- the fliN gene encoding flagellar motor switch protein FliN, whose amino-acid sequence is MNTTTAEHEAAASLAARLPLPGPLTAEPCNAAEVPSASASTAVVASFVGASSADLAVVLIDAQPLAVAAGTSSPLVSPADVLVPALEAASGSLGDGVLGVPAVQDALPLFRDAETSVFRLAGPSGTVGWFAVRLRGARPGAAPRRASASAGAANLGRISNVEMAMTVEIGRTRMSVRDVLDLEPGAVIELDRSAGAPADVLLNGRLVAHGEVVVVDQDYAVRITQILDVADGSL